CATTATAGATTCTCTCCTCGAATTTAGCCCTATCAGAGGGTGACATGGTCGACGCAACCTTCTCGCGTCTCTTGAGTTCCGAAAAGTATCTCCTCGCTAAGTGTctatcttcttcagcacgTAATAATGGCTCAAGCGAGAATCTCGCCCATTGCTTCTCTCTTGCGAGTTCTCTCTGCTCGTCAACACCCTTGTAAAATCGGTAAAATCCGAAGGCAATGATACCGGTGATACCCCAAAAGTAAATACTGGGTCTAAATCCTCTTGAAGGTATGTTCCTTTTCCATTGGATAGGTTGATATCCACCTATTGGGGGAAGATCTTGCATGACGAGTTTTTAACTAGTGAGAGATTTCTTCACTTGGTTACTTTGTGCGCATTGAAATAGTTTTTATTGGTTCGCGCTGCTCTCCTAAAATGTGAAAGCCGCTTTAACTAATTACTTGATATCAAATATGGGCTTCAATTTTTTAATGAGAAGCCAATCATCTCTCAGTACAGAGTCACGGAAAGCGGGATCTTTCAAAGTATCAATTGAACGtcttgaaatcaaagaatACAAGTTATCAGATTCATCGACGTGCCTACCCCAGGTGGGTTGTGCACTAGAGGGATTTTCCAATCTCATCGCAACACCGGCGGCTGTTTGTCCCTTCTTGACAATATCTGTAGACTTGTGGTTAACCTCAAGTGAAACAACTTTACCCAAAACTAATATATTTGGAGTACCAGTAGTCGGATCCTTCTTCACGGCACATATTGGCGTACCTATACGAACGGCGCCCTCCACGACATCAACACCAATAATCATTGGATTACgcttgttgatgatctgGATTGTCTTCAAAACGCAAGGAAGCACCGCATACTCCATGAACTCTTTCCTCCTTGCTTCTAGCAATTTGGCTTGATATGCTGTGAAAGCATCAAACAAATGGTAAATAATATCAGCATTAAAGATTTTCACGTTTTGCTCCTCAGCATATTGCTCCGCTTCCTTATCTATTTTAACATCGAAGCACAACATTACAGCGAGTTCTGGAGCTTTCTCAAGCATGGCAGTTGCCTTCATGACATCACGCTTGTAAACAGGGCCCAATCCAATAGACATAACTGGAATCTTcatatccttcaaaaagtcaagTAAGGCCTCAAGAGATCCCAACGTTGATGCTTGAACAACCACACCTCTACCAGAAGTATCCACTGAGTCCAATAAACCTGTTAAGTCGTCCATGACCTCCTCCATAagctcatcctcgtcatcttcCGGACCGACAACAAGTAAACGAGAGCCGGCAACAGCTTTCTCCAAATCATTCGCGGCGATTTTTACTCCCAAGGCAGCTTTCACCTCCTTGTGATGGACGTATTCTGATTTTATACGCAACTCACGAGAAGGGGGTGGCGTAAGCAAAGCTCTTATGTTAGTCGCGATGGGACCATTTAAACCACAAAGTACGACTCTGTCACCCTCGCGCAATATACCATTGGAGAGAACAACATCAATTGTATAACCGAAGCcctcaacaactttgacCTCCAAAATAGTTGCAGCGACCTTGGACAAATACATTAATTGCTTGGACATACGCTTCTGTGTGAGCTCAAGCAACAACCACAAAAGATCTGGGACTCCCTCTCCTGTGACAGCAGAGGTAGGCACGATCGACACGTATTTGGACatgtttttgttttgaaagTAGAGTTCAGAATTCAATCCTTGTTCTGCGAGAGCAAGTTTGATTTGCTCGTATCTGTTCACAAACTCACTTTGTACAGCTTTGCTTTGCTTAGCAAACGAGTCACGGAAAGAATTATTTGGTACATCCTTCCAATCATAGAGCCGGTCAATCTTGTTGAGCGCAACGACAAAAGGTGCTTTACGGTCTCTCAAGAGTCGGATAGACTCTAGAGTCTGTTGCTCTAATCCATGCATAATATCAATGACTAAAATCGCGATATTACAAAGCGAAGATCCACGAGATCTTAAATTAGTAAATGACTCGTGGCCGGGGGTGTCAATGATCAATAGACCAGgaacttcaaaaaattgctTCTCGTACTGGGCCATAACTGCAGTCTTCTGCTTTATAGCATCGACAGGGAAGTAGGTGGCACCAATTTGTTGAGTAATGCCTCCAGCCTCACCACCTTGAACGTTCGTTTGACGAATTTTATCCAATAACTTTGTCTTTCCTGTGTCAACATGACCGAGAATACAGCATATTGGGGAACGCAACTCTTTGCCCGACGCCTGACTGTTCTTATCATTTGCAGTGTGCGATAATTCGGCTGGCTTTGGCGAacccttcttttccttgaaTTCCTCGCTGACACTGTCTGGATTCACCTTTTCAGGCTCCGCCTTCAATGGTGGtttcacttcttcttcaggcGAGTCGAATGTATCAGCAGTAACATTGTCATTTGTAGAATTCTGTTCCTCACTCTCCTGCAAGTtgacttcatcttcatcgagCATTTGTTCCCAAGTATCAAAAACGTCTTCCCCATCAGCCTTTTGGTCACTCTTACTGACCTCGGAATCAGCCGGTTTCGACTTGGTcgactttttcttcgaatAGACAACTCGTTTCGGCTTAACtgtcttctctttcttttccaaaccAGCAACACTGATTCCATCGCCTTGTAAGAGTAACTCACGACGACGTTCCTGtaacttcttctcttccctttgtttttttgaaagaagtttTCCCTCGGCCTTtagtttttcttttctcaaacggtctctttctcttttcgcTTCGCGAGCAGCCTCCGCCTCTGCCTCTCTTTCAGCGGCACTTCTTTCCGCATCGAGCCTTCGTTgttcctcctcttcctcaagaCGCCGTTGTTCTTCCTCcatttgctttttgagctctAATTGCTTCCTAAGAGCTGCAATTCCAGCAGGTGCCTTCTTGCCTTTCTTCGCTGGTGCTTTGGCCGGAGCACTATCTTGTGACTCAGACGATagcttttcttgatctgaAGCTCTCTTCTCCGCATTGATAGCGGCTTGCTGTTTGTTAGCTTCTTTTATCTGTTCTTTCTTGGCTGCTTGttctgctttcttcttcgcaGCAGCTTCCTTTTTAGCTTGCTTCtctgcttccttcttcaatttttccttctctttcttgctcaaTATTCTTGGaccatccttcttctccttttcctctttctccttAGCTtcccttttctttttggaacTCCGGATAGAGCTGAGAAAATCATCAGCTTCAGGAGCTTCATTTTCGTCTGCCGGCTCTGCAGAAAACTCTTTTATTGAGGTGTCAGTGACTTGCTCgccttcaatttcttcgtCCCAAAAGTCCCCGCCTGCTTTCGCTCCtttttttgacttctttgCCATCACTTGATGTATATGTCCTCCTTTTCCCAGAGGTCTTGTATCAATTTTTTAAGCAGAGCCGGTTGGTACACTACTCGCTTGTATTACGTAGTGCGCCTACTGTCAAAATTTTACGCTTCACTACGACAAATCGGAAGTCACTTGCTTACAGATAGGCGACAGATTGAAGCTAGCTTTACAGATTTGTTTATTAAAATGACTActgttgaaaaaatcaaagccATCGAGGATGAGATGGCCAAGACTCAGAAAAATAAGGcaacttcttttcatttAGGTCAACTAAAGGCGAAATTAGCGAAGTTAAGAAGGGAGCTCCTATCAGACAGCACCTCCGGGGGAGGCGGCGGAGGTCAGGGCTTTGATGTTGCACGAACGGGTGTCGCCACGGTCGGTTTTGTAGGGTTCCCATCCGTCGGAAAGTCCACCCTTTTATCGAAGCTCACAGGAACACACTCGGAGGCTGCTGCATACGAGTTCACCACTTTAACGACAGTTCCTGGCGTCATCAAGTATAAAGGTGCCAAGATTCAAATGCTTGATTTGCCGGGGATTATCGAAGGCGCAAAGGACGGAAAGGGCCGTGGTAAGCAAGTAATAGCAGTTGCACGGTCCGTAAATCTACTCTTTTTGGTCCTTGATGTGAATAAGCCTTTGCACCATAAGCAAAtaattgaaaaagagttAGAAGGAGTTGGCATCAGAATAAACAAGGAGCCACCCAATATTGTTATCAataagaaggaaaaaggaGGTATAAATATCACCACAACTGCCCCATTGACACATCTAGATAACGACGAGATCAAAGCGGTTATGGCTGAATATAAAATCAACTCCGCAAATATTGCTTTCAGATGTGACGCTACGgttgatgatctcattgatgCGATTGaggcaaaatcaaggagatACATACCGGCTATTTACGTCTTGAACAAAATTGATTCCTTCTCgattgaagagctcgacTTGTTATACAAAATTCCAAACGCGGTACCTATATCCTCAGG
This DNA window, taken from Candidozyma auris chromosome 7, complete sequence, encodes the following:
- the FUN12 gene encoding translation initiation factor eIF5B is translated as MAKKSKKGAKAGGDFWDEEIEGEQVTDTSIKEFSAEPADENEAPEADDFLSSIRSSKKKREAKEKEEKEKKDGPRILSKKEKEKLKKEAEKQAKKEAAAKKKAEQAAKKEQIKEANKQQAAINAEKRASDQEKLSSESQDSAPAKAPAKKGKKAPAGIAALRKQLELKKQMEEEQRRLEEEEEQRRLDAERSAAEREAEAEAAREAKRERDRLRKEKLKAEGKLLSKKQREEKKLQERRRELLLQGDGISVAGLEKKEKTVKPKRVVYSKKKSTKSKPADSEVSKSDQKADGEDVFDTWEQMLDEDEVNLQESEEQNSTNDNVTADTFDSPEEEVKPPLKAEPEKVNPDSVSEEFKEKKGSPKPAELSHTANDKNSQASGKELRSPICCILGHVDTGKTKLLDKIRQTNVQGGEAGGITQQIGATYFPVDAIKQKTAVMAQYEKQFFEVPGLLIIDTPGHESFTNLRSRGSSLCNIAILVIDIMHGLEQQTLESIRLLRDRKAPFVVALNKIDRLYDWKDVPNNSFRDSFAKQSKAVQSEFVNRYEQIKLALAEQGLNSELYFQNKNMSKYVSIVPTSAVTGEGVPDLLWLLLELTQKRMSKQLMYLSKVAATILEVKVVEGFGYTIDVVLSNGILREGDRVVLCGLNGPIATNIRALLTPPPSRELRIKSEYVHHKEVKAALGVKIAANDLEKAVAGSRLLVVGPEDDEDELMEEVMDDLTGLLDSVDTSGRGVVVQASTLGSLEALLDFLKDMKIPVMSIGLGPVYKRDVMKATAMLEKAPELAVMLCFDVKIDKEAEQYAEEQNVKIFNADIIYHLFDAFTAYQAKLLEARRKEFMEYAVLPCVLKTIQIINKRNPMIIGVDVVEGAVRIGTPICAVKKDPTTGTPNILVLGKVVSLEVNHKSTDIVKKGQTAAGVAMRLENPSSAQPTWGRHVDESDNLYSLISRRSIDTLKDPAFRDSVSRDDWLLIKKLKPIFDIK
- the DRG1 gene encoding GTP-binding protein RBG1, producing MTTVEKIKAIEDEMAKTQKNKATSFHLGQLKAKLAKLRRELLSDSTSGGGGGGQGFDVARTGVATVGFVGFPSVGKSTLLSKLTGTHSEAAAYEFTTLTTVPGVIKYKGAKIQMLDLPGIIEGAKDGKGRGKQVIAVARSVNLLFLVLDVNKPLHHKQIIEKELEGVGIRINKEPPNIVINKKEKGGINITTTAPLTHLDNDEIKAVMAEYKINSANIAFRCDATVDDLIDAIEAKSRRYIPAIYVLNKIDSFSIEELDLLYKIPNAVPISSGNGWNLDDLLEMMWNRLKLVRVYTKPKGKLPDFNEPVVLRSDRCSVEDFCNSIHKSLVEDFKNAVVYGTSVKHQPQIVGLTHILQDEDVITILKR